In one window of Bos taurus isolate L1 Dominette 01449 registration number 42190680 breed Hereford chromosome 4, ARS-UCD2.0, whole genome shotgun sequence DNA:
- the INMT gene encoding indolethylamine N-methyltransferase, with translation MEGELYKGEDYKTEFQPQNYLKTYYAFDSGTIAENEVLKFNLNNLFETFSPGGMGGDILIDIGSGPTIYQLLSACEVFREIIMSDYTELNLREVDKWLKKELGAYDWSPAVQYVCELEGDRSKWQEKEARVRRTVKRLLTCDVNQPRPLGSAQVPAADCVLSLLALECACRDVDAYRAAIQNLVGLLKPGGHLVTLVALRCCEYMVGSRKFFVLSLEQETVEKALQEAGCQVLKCQYSPIKYSEAFCLNEGFCFVVARKGPGA, from the exons ATGGAGGGCGAGCTGTACAAAGGAGAGGACTACAAGACAGAGTTCCAACCCCAGAACTACTTAAAGACCTACTATGCCTTCGATTCAGGCACCATAGCGGAAAACGAAGTCTTGAAATTCAACCTGAATAATCTCTTTGAAACTTTCTCTCCAG GAGGCATGGGAGGCGACATCCTGATTGACATCGGCTCAGGCCCCACCATCTACCAGCTGCTCTCGGCCTGCGAGGTCTTCCGGGAGATCATCATGTCAGACTACACGGAGCTCAACCTCCGGGAGGTGGACAAGTGGCTGAAGAAGGAGCTGGGGGCCTATGACTGGTCCCCAGCCGTGCAATACGTGTGTGAACTCGAGGGAGACAG GAGCAAgtggcaggagaaggaggcccgGGTCCGAAGGACAGTCAAGCGGTTACTGACATGTGATGTGAACCAGCCCCGTCCTCTGGGGTCTGCCCAGGTGCCCGCAGCGGACTGCGTGCTGAGCCTGCTGGCCCTGGAGTGCGCCTGCCGTGACGTGGACGCCTACCGGGCAGCCATCCAGAACCTGGTTGGCCTGCTGAAGCCAGGCGGGCATCTGGTCACCTTGGTGGCCCTGCGCTGCTGTGAATACATGGTGGGCTCCAGGAAGTTCTTTGTCCTCTCGCTAGagcaggagacagtggagaaggCCTTGCAGGAGGCCGGCTGCCAGGTGCTAAAGTGCCAGTACAGCCCCATCAAGTACTCAGAGGCCTTCTGCCTCAACGAGGGCTTCTGTTTTGTGGTTGCCCGCAAGGGCCCTGGGGCCTGA